TGGAAGTTCTCGGGCGACGTCAACATCCGCAGCGTCTTTCTGCACATGCTGGGCGATACGCTTTCGACTGCGGCGGTCATTGCGGGTGGCGCGGGCATTCTGTTTACACACCTCTACTGGATCGACCCGGTGCTCTCGATCGTCATCGCGGGCATGATACTCTACAGCTCCTACGGCATCGTCCGCGAGACGCTGCACATTCTGCTGGAGGGCACGCCCAAAGACCTGCAGCTCAGGGAGATTCGCACGGCGATGGAGACAGTTGACGGCGTGCAGGGCGTGCATGATCTGCACGTCTGGAGCCTCGGCTCTTCGAGCTACATCCTGGCCTGCCATGTGCTCATCTGCGAGATGGAGGTCTCGGCTAGCGCTGCGTTGCTCGAGAATCTCAATGCGACACTGTGGAACCGGTTCCACATTCAGCACACGACGATCCAGTTCGAAACTCAGGGATGCGAGACCACGCATGGGTGTTCGGCTCCGCCGGAATTGGAGACGGTGGGGGCGCATGGGCATCATCATCATGGGCACGACCATAGCCACGGCCACGCACATACGCATTAGGGTGAAACCCATGTCTCAGAATCGAGACATGGGCACCCGGGTTCGTGGTTGAGGCAGGAAATACGCGCAGCGTCCAAAACCGTACGAAGTACTGCCCGCCCGGCGTAAGGGCGCTTTTGTTTTTAAAGGAGTGTCGCGTCGAGCGAGATCTCGGCGGCCTTCAGCAGGCGCGAGATGGGGCAGTTCTCCTTGGCCGTCTTGGCCACCTCGTCGAACTTCTCCTTCTCGATGCCCGAAACCGACGCCTTGCAGACCAGGTGAATCTTTGTCACCGTCGGGGCTCCGCCGGGGAACTCCAGCGTGACGACCGCCGTGGTCTCCACCGACTCCGGAACGTGGCCGGCGGTGCTCAGCTCGTTCGAGAACGCCATGGTGAAGCATCCGGCGTGCGCCGCCGCGATCAACTCCTCGGGGTTGGTGCCGACGCCGTTCTCGAACCGGGTCTTGAAGCTGTACTGGGCTTCCTTCAGGGTGCCGCTCTGGGTGGAGATGCTGCCGTTGCCCTCTTTCAGGTTGCCGTGCCAGACTGCGCTTGCGCTGCGATCCATGTGTGTCTCCTTTGAACCTAATGCTACCGGTCATAGGATGCTCGTGGAGGTACTTGGTATTTGAATTTTCCGCTACGGCAGAGATAAGCTGGGCGTATGGACAGCCCCGTGCAGGATGAAGACGCACAGCCGGTCGAGAGAGTCTGCGCGATTCCCGACGAGCATCTGTGTGTTTATTGCCCCACCTGCGGATCGCGGCTCCAGGACTCGCGGTGCAAGCTCGTCTGCCGGTTTTGCGGGTATTTTCTTAGCTGTGCGGATTTTTACTAGAAGCAAAAGCAACAGCGCCCTGACGCCGGGCGGGCGGCACTTCGTGCGGTCTTGGACGCTTCGCGTGTTGCTTGCTTCCGCTACGCACGTCTCTGCTCCGGTGTCTCCGGCCCAATCACGGAGTCCAGCCGCAGCCGCGCCAGCACCTTCCGCGTCAACCCCGTCACCGGCAGCTCCTGAATCCGAGTGATCGGGTGCCAGACGAGGTCCGCCTTCGCCGCCGGAACCGCCCGCCGCAGCGCCCCGCTCGTACTACCCGTCTGCGCATAAATACCCACGTAGTAGTTCGTGTTGGTGATGGAGTGGCGCAGCCGCAAGATCGGCTCCCGGCCCTCCACCGCGTCCAGCGGCAGCGGCGGCAGCTCCAACATCCCCGGCATCAGCGACGCGTCATCGGCGCGACGTTCCAGCAGCACCTCCGTTACCACCCGGCGCTTGCGCGTGGCCAGCAGGTAGGCAGCGGGACGGCTCCGTTGGCGCGGTCGCGGCGGCGTCAGGTGCTCGCCGCGGGTGCGGCATAGCCCATACACCGGGCAGTGCAGGCAGAGCGGTCCGCGCGGCAGGCAGATGGTCGCGCCCAGCTCCATCATGGCCTGGTTGTGGTCGCCTGCGGCGTTACCCTTCTCGTTCAGCCGCTTGGCCGGGACCAGATCCGAGGCCAGATGGTGGATAAAGTTTTTCGCCGCAGCCGAGGCGACCTCCGGCCTTCCCGTAATGCGCAGCAGTACCCGCTCGACGTTGCCGTCTACCACGGCGATGCGCTCGCCGAAGCAGATGCTGGCCACCGCGGCGGAGGTGTACACGCCGATGCCCGGCAGCGTTCGCAGCCCCACCGAGTCGGTGGGCAGCTTGGCGCTAAGCTCCTGGGTGACGAACTGGGCTGCCTTGTGCAGCATACGGGCGCGCCGGTAGTAGCCCAGGCCGGACCAGGCCGCCAGCACGTCGGCCTCGGGCGCGAGGGCCAGCGAGACCAGCGTGGGAAAGAGGCGCATGAAGCGCTCATAGTGGTCGATGACAGCGGCGACCCGGGTCTGTTGCAGCATGATCTCGGAGACCCAGACGCGGTAGGGATCGTGGGCTCCGCGCCAGGGCAGGATGCGGGCGTGCAGGCGATACCAGTCGGCAAGATGTTTGCGGAAGTTTCTTATCTGGGACGGACTAAGTCCTTCCCGATCTGCGGCTTTCATAGAGACTGATTCTAGTACGTCGTCCCGTTCCCAGGGCGACGTGGGTGGATCAACAGCATGGGGTCTTCTGTTAGTCGGCAGCGAACATATTTTCTTCCGACCAACGGGAGGACCAAGCGAAGCAGTAAAAAGGCGTGTGAACGCCCGCATCGCGCGTAGCGGGCCTGTCCGGCAGGACAAGATCTGTCCTCTCTTATAAAAAGAGTTTCTTAGCGGCTAAAGCCGTGCTCTTACCGGCCACCGCTACAGCGGCGGTAGCGGTGGCTTCTTCGGAGCGTCTACTGCGACGCCGAACGTGCGCAGATGACGTCGGTACAGCTTGCCCTTGTGGATCGCGTACAGCCAATCGTAGTGCGGCCCCGCGAATCGCAGCGAGCCCACGGCTCCATACTCCGGGCCATTCAGAATCATGGCGACGCGCCCGCTGGCCTCGGTGACCTGGACGCCCAGCGGCGTGCCGAAGTAGACCTGCCCGATCGAGTCCTCCACGACCCCGCGCACCTCGCTGGTAGTGCTGTCGTCCTTCACCTCGAGCCGGTAGAAGGGCTCGCCGTTCCTCGGCCTGCCGTCCGGGCCTAGCTGAAACGACCAGCTATAGCGCCCCTTGGCGTCGGTGACCACAAGCATCGCCTGGTCGGGCGAGAGGGTGACTCCGGCGGGGTCATCCATCGCCAGCGGCGTATAGGACGCGGCTGAAGGATGGGCCGTGTCCACATATCCGAGCCGATGCTGGGCGGGGTCGCTGAAGTAAAGGCGTCCCTTCTGCGTGATCGTCATCTCGGCCACGTCGACACCTGTGGCCACATCCTCAGCCACTGTGCTGCGATAGGCGACGATCTTCCTGCGCGCCCGCTGGTAGACGAAGATTCGGCCGTCGGCCCCTACCGTCAGCGCCGTGGGATTACCGTTGTCGTGGGCTATCTCGTGCGTAGTGCCCGTGGAGTCCAGCCGCTGGATGCTGCCGCTCTGCGCGTCGGCGACGATCACATCGCCGCTGGGATGCACGCCGATGGAGCTGACCGACGAGGTGCCTACGGGCTGCCACGGTTCATCGGGAAGAATCGTGGAGAAGATGCTGCCGCGCGAGTCCCAGCCCGGCTGGTTCAGGGCCTTGGGCGCGTGGGGCACGATGGGTTGAGGGTAGTCGCGCCACATCCAGCGCAGCGCATCGGTCAGGATCGCCGCTCCGCCCTTCATCTCATGGCCACCCTGGCCGAGCGTCAGCTTCACATCGTAGCCGCCGAACTCAAGGTCTTCGAGCATCACCTGGTTGTTGATGGGCCAACTGCCCGCGTAGAAGGTGCCGTAGGGCTCACCCGCGACGATGTGGTCGTTGGAACCGTCTTCAAGATAGACGCGTAGCGGACGCGGCTCAGTCTTGCGCACCAGCGCGGGAAGCGAGTCGGCTCCGCGCATCGCGACATAGGTTCCGATGAAGCTGATTACACGATGAAACTGGTCGGGACGGTTCCACGCGGCGATAAAGGCCGCAGCCGCGCCGGTGCTGATGCCCGCCAGAGCCCGGTCGTCGGGGGATGTCGAGAGGCGATAGTGCGTGGCTACGGCGGGGATCAGCTCCTCCAGCAAAAAGCGCGAGTAGCGGTCGCTCAGCGCGTCGTACTCGAAGGAGCGCTCGTAGCGGTTTTGCGCGGACGGCGAGATGGCGGGCAGGACGCCGGGGTCCACGAAGATGCCGATCATGGCCGGAATCGCGTGTTCGGCGATGAGCTGGTCGAGGACCTGCGCGGTGCGGATCGGCTCGCGGAGGAAGCTGGCTCCGTCCATGAATACGGTGAACGGGATGGGGTGATTCGCGTTGTACTGGGCCGGGATGTAGATCGAGTAGGCGTGGGGCGTGCCGGGGTAGAACTGGCCGGGGGGAAGGGTAGCGGCGATGACTTGCCCGTGGGGTGGGTCTTGCGCCAAAGCGGTGCGGCTAAGGAGCAGAAGCAGAAAAAAACAATGGCAAAAACGTCCTAACGCCGGACGGGCGGCACTTCGTGCGGTACTCGACGCTTCGCGTGTTTTTTTGTTTAGCACAATTGATTCTCCGGCTTGCCTCCAGCCTCCAGCGTGGCCAGGCCGTCTAATAACAGAAAGCCCATCGCGTTGCGGGCATCCGTGGTCGCGCT
This is a stretch of genomic DNA from Granulicella sp. WH15. It encodes these proteins:
- a CDS encoding cation diffusion facilitator family transporter, whose product is MHMVASNNRAMQRVLQVSLVATFCYVVATLYFGVRAHSLALISEAGHNVSDMLAIVLSFVAVYFQARPATEEKTFGYQRAGVLAAFVNALTLIVLSGWIAISAIHRLAAPVSVEPRLMMEVAVAGVLMNGFIAALLWKFSGDVNIRSVFLHMLGDTLSTAAVIAGGAGILFTHLYWIDPVLSIVIAGMILYSSYGIVRETLHILLEGTPKDLQLREIRTAMETVDGVQGVHDLHVWSLGSSSYILACHVLICEMEVSASAALLENLNATLWNRFHIQHTTIQFETQGCETTHGCSAPPELETVGAHGHHHHGHDHSHGHAHTH
- a CDS encoding A/G-specific adenine glycosylase; translated protein: MKAADREGLSPSQIRNFRKHLADWYRLHARILPWRGAHDPYRVWVSEIMLQQTRVAAVIDHYERFMRLFPTLVSLALAPEADVLAAWSGLGYYRRARMLHKAAQFVTQELSAKLPTDSVGLRTLPGIGVYTSAAVASICFGERIAVVDGNVERVLLRITGRPEVASAAAKNFIHHLASDLVPAKRLNEKGNAAGDHNQAMMELGATICLPRGPLCLHCPVYGLCRTRGEHLTPPRPRQRSRPAAYLLATRKRRVVTEVLLERRADDASLMPGMLELPPLPLDAVEGREPILRLRHSITNTNYYVGIYAQTGSTSGALRRAVPAAKADLVWHPITRIQELPVTGLTRKVLARLRLDSVIGPETPEQRRA
- a CDS encoding OsmC family protein, which gives rise to MDRSASAVWHGNLKEGNGSISTQSGTLKEAQYSFKTRFENGVGTNPEELIAAAHAGCFTMAFSNELSTAGHVPESVETTAVVTLEFPGGAPTVTKIHLVCKASVSGIEKEKFDEVAKTAKENCPISRLLKAAEISLDATLL
- a CDS encoding alpha/beta hydrolase-fold protein — translated: MAQDPPHGQVIAATLPPGQFYPGTPHAYSIYIPAQYNANHPIPFTVFMDGASFLREPIRTAQVLDQLIAEHAIPAMIGIFVDPGVLPAISPSAQNRYERSFEYDALSDRYSRFLLEELIPAVATHYRLSTSPDDRALAGISTGAAAAFIAAWNRPDQFHRVISFIGTYVAMRGADSLPALVRKTEPRPLRVYLEDGSNDHIVAGEPYGTFYAGSWPINNQVMLEDLEFGGYDVKLTLGQGGHEMKGGAAILTDALRWMWRDYPQPIVPHAPKALNQPGWDSRGSIFSTILPDEPWQPVGTSSVSSIGVHPSGDVIVADAQSGSIQRLDSTGTTHEIAHDNGNPTALTVGADGRIFVYQRARRKIVAYRSTVAEDVATGVDVAEMTITQKGRLYFSDPAQHRLGYVDTAHPSAASYTPLAMDDPAGVTLSPDQAMLVVTDAKGRYSWSFQLGPDGRPRNGEPFYRLEVKDDSTTSEVRGVVEDSIGQVYFGTPLGVQVTEASGRVAMILNGPEYGAVGSLRFAGPHYDWLYAIHKGKLYRRHLRTFGVAVDAPKKPPLPPL